Proteins encoded by one window of Dialister pneumosintes:
- the hisS gene encoding histidine--tRNA ligase, with amino-acid sequence MLMQALRGTQDILPKQVYKWNYIENMIRHLCALYGYGEIRTPMFEDTRLFLRGIGDTTDVVTKEMYTFSDRGGRSITLRPENTASVVRSFLEHKMYGDQQVQKVFYIGSMFRYDRPQAGRYREFHQFGVEILGAKSPIADAECIALAYDLFKRLGLNELKLYINSIGHSECRNTYRRKLIEFFEPKTEHLCDDCKERLHKNPLRILDCKEDCCKHASIGAPEITDYLCDDCHNKFEDVKKYLTSMGISYEVNPRLVRGLDYYTNTAFEIQYTPLGSQSAICGGGRYDGLVEEIGGPTTPGIGFAVGMERLLLALESQHLIPEPKETKHIYIAAIGKEAMNLGIRLQKELRDKEIRAEIDLQEKSLKGQMKYAGKTNASMTIIIGESELADGIVQIKDMNTGIQQKINIAQASSYIEEHLDI; translated from the coding sequence TTGCTCATGCAGGCGTTAAGAGGCACACAAGATATTCTTCCGAAACAAGTGTATAAATGGAATTATATAGAAAACATGATTCGTCATTTATGTGCATTATATGGTTATGGAGAAATTAGAACTCCTATGTTTGAGGATACCAGACTATTTCTTCGTGGAATTGGAGATACAACAGATGTAGTAACAAAGGAAATGTATACATTTTCCGATAGAGGTGGACGCTCTATTACTCTTCGACCGGAAAATACTGCTTCTGTAGTACGCTCTTTTTTAGAACACAAGATGTATGGTGATCAACAAGTTCAGAAAGTTTTTTATATAGGTTCTATGTTTCGCTATGACAGACCGCAAGCAGGGCGTTATAGAGAGTTTCATCAGTTTGGTGTTGAAATTCTTGGAGCAAAGTCTCCTATCGCAGATGCAGAGTGTATTGCTTTAGCTTACGATCTTTTTAAACGATTAGGATTAAATGAGCTTAAACTTTATATTAATTCAATTGGTCACAGTGAATGTAGAAATACATATAGACGGAAATTAATTGAATTTTTTGAACCGAAAACAGAGCATCTTTGTGATGATTGTAAAGAGCGTTTACATAAGAATCCATTACGCATACTTGACTGTAAGGAAGATTGTTGTAAACATGCGAGTATAGGTGCTCCGGAAATTACCGATTATTTATGTGATGATTGTCATAATAAATTTGAAGATGTAAAAAAATATTTAACATCAATGGGTATTTCTTATGAAGTCAATCCACGATTGGTGCGTGGGTTAGACTATTACACAAATACAGCCTTTGAGATACAGTACACTCCGTTAGGTTCACAAAGTGCTATTTGTGGTGGTGGGCGTTACGATGGTCTTGTTGAAGAAATTGGAGGACCAACAACGCCGGGAATTGGATTTGCGGTAGGAATGGAGCGTTTATTATTAGCATTGGAATCTCAACATTTGATTCCGGAGCCTAAAGAAACAAAACATATTTATATTGCGGCTATTGGAAAAGAAGCAATGAATCTAGGAATTCGCTTACAGAAAGAACTTCGAGATAAAGAGATTAGGGCTGAAATTGATTTACAAGAAAAAAGTTTAAAAGGGCAAATGAAATATGCAGGCAAGACGAATGCTTCTATGACAATTATTATTGGAGAATCAGAATTGGCAGACGGTATTGTACAAATTAAAGATATGAATACCGGCATACAGCAAAAAATAAATATTGCTCAAGCTTCTTCCTATATTGAAGAACATTTAGATATATAA
- a CDS encoding CinA family protein yields MKMNISHKNIEDLSKLLIEEIVNRNLLLCTAESCTGGLLAKILTDMPGSSVYFKGGIVAYWNEIKNKVLKVKQETLNRYTAVSSFVAIEMAIGVRKIYQCDLSIAITGYAGPGLGERGEEPGLVYIAISEPSGTQVYEEHFEGDRDSIRNKSVLKAMIHTLEYIYEFNLRR; encoded by the coding sequence ATGAAAATGAACATTAGTCACAAAAATATAGAAGATTTGAGTAAACTTTTAATTGAAGAAATTGTTAATAGAAATTTGTTGCTGTGTACGGCAGAATCTTGTACAGGAGGACTTCTCGCTAAAATATTAACAGATATGCCGGGGAGTTCAGTATATTTTAAAGGTGGTATAGTAGCATATTGGAACGAAATAAAGAATAAGGTTTTAAAAGTAAAACAAGAGACTTTAAATCGATATACGGCAGTAAGCTCTTTCGTGGCTATTGAAATGGCTATTGGAGTTAGAAAAATATATCAATGTGATTTGTCAATTGCTATTACCGGATATGCAGGTCCCGGATTAGGAGAACGAGGAGAAGAACCCGGATTAGTGTATATTGCTATCAGTGAACCATCAGGAACACAAGTATATGAAGAACATTTTGAAGGAGACAGAGATTCTATTAGAAATAAATCGGTTTTAAAAGCGATGATTCATACGTTGGAATATATTTACGAATTTAATCTCAGGAGGTAA
- a CDS encoding ABC transporter substrate-binding protein, with product MKRFISVVFFLIVSIAILGSVYYKAKKQDIQRQSVAQSTKTLYVYTDMSLELIHAVAKLFEMKTGITVDVIPLTENQILDASLRTAQQADIVISSQEVLQQLSTKQQLHPFISEQTDTVLYPYRAENGLWTGVWIDPIIFIVNPTFYKENFDILYTWDSVIQNMDIRISVTDFVTSRESENLLYCMGEHFGDEETLMRLLQLGKHVVQYGKYLSTPVRMVAMNKADVGISNYSEAMRAKKEQFPVQIIYPDDGQPWYLYGIGIYKDAPNFELAGEFVDWVLSEDLKNTMGEVGTYYLLTNDVMQEKDDRGCLLDLWDLKKVFVKEGRDAFKKEWISEVRFAKKAE from the coding sequence ATGAAACGTTTTATTTCTGTAGTTTTTTTCTTGATTGTTTCAATAGCAATTTTAGGGAGCGTATATTATAAAGCTAAAAAACAAGATATTCAGAGACAAAGTGTTGCACAATCTACAAAAACATTATATGTGTATACAGATATGTCACTTGAATTGATTCATGCTGTAGCAAAGCTTTTTGAAATGAAAACAGGAATTACAGTAGATGTTATACCTCTTACAGAGAATCAAATACTTGATGCCTCTTTACGTACAGCTCAACAAGCAGATATTGTTATTTCTTCTCAAGAAGTATTACAACAATTGAGTACAAAACAGCAATTACATCCTTTTATTTCGGAGCAAACAGATACTGTACTTTATCCATATAGGGCAGAAAATGGTTTATGGACCGGTGTGTGGATAGACCCTATTATATTTATTGTTAATCCTACTTTTTATAAAGAAAATTTTGATATTTTGTATACATGGGATAGCGTTATACAAAATATGGATATACGTATTTCTGTGACTGATTTCGTAACTTCTAGAGAATCAGAAAATTTATTGTATTGTATGGGGGAGCATTTTGGTGATGAAGAAACATTAATGCGTCTCTTGCAATTAGGAAAGCATGTTGTTCAGTATGGTAAATACCTATCAACTCCTGTGCGTATGGTTGCAATGAATAAAGCGGATGTTGGCATATCTAATTATTCAGAAGCGATGCGTGCAAAAAAAGAACAGTTCCCTGTTCAAATTATTTATCCTGATGATGGGCAACCTTGGTATCTTTATGGTATAGGAATTTATAAAGATGCTCCTAATTTTGAACTGGCAGGAGAGTTTGTTGATTGGGTGTTATCTGAAGATTTAAAGAATACTATGGGAGAAGTAGGGACTTATTACTTGCTTACTAATGATGTTATGCAAGAAAAAGATGATAGAGGATGTCTTTTAGATCTTTGGGATTTAAAAAAAGTATTTGTAAAAGAAGGACGAGATGCTTTTAAGAAAGAATGGATTTCTGAAGTTAGATTTGCAAAAAAGGCGGAGTAA
- the rimO gene encoding 30S ribosomal protein S12 methylthiotransferase RimO yields MKKVGFISLGCSKNLVDTEMMLGIMEKGGYQLTKDLNEAHIIIVNTCTFIDTAKEESIETILEAAQYKKTGKCEMLVAAGCLSQQFQGDLATEIPELDVLIGTNSWQHILEAVERAYEVGSQINRFDRIPCEHEELLPRKLVTPNYSAYVKIAEGCSNGCTFCYIPYVRGQMRSRPISSVVHEVKRLAATGVKEFNLIAQDLSYYGRDLKDGTTLTALLRELVKIDSIKWIRLFYLYPTYFDDDLLSFIIKEEKICKYVDIPLQHISDSVLKRMHRKDTKESIRKLLKKLREARPRMTLRTTLMVGFPGETEENFEELCAFIKEVSFDDMGAFTYSPQEGTPAARMNDQIKEDIKEDRYHRLMSIQAKIAEENSRKLIGLETEALIEELVDNGDGIVAKGRTSFQAPEVDGNVYIENPGDLKPGDFCKVQIIDGYAYDLIANRIMDSE; encoded by the coding sequence ATGAAAAAGGTAGGATTTATAAGCTTAGGTTGCTCTAAAAATCTTGTTGATACGGAAATGATGCTTGGCATTATGGAAAAGGGGGGATATCAATTAACAAAGGATTTAAACGAAGCTCATATTATTATTGTTAATACTTGCACATTTATTGATACAGCAAAGGAAGAATCAATAGAGACTATTCTTGAAGCGGCACAATATAAAAAAACAGGAAAATGTGAAATGCTAGTAGCTGCCGGTTGCTTATCACAACAGTTTCAAGGAGATTTAGCTACAGAAATTCCGGAATTAGATGTATTAATTGGGACTAATTCTTGGCAGCATATATTAGAAGCTGTAGAACGGGCTTATGAAGTAGGTTCACAAATTAACAGATTTGATCGTATTCCTTGTGAACATGAAGAACTACTACCAAGGAAATTAGTAACACCTAATTATTCCGCTTATGTAAAAATTGCCGAAGGCTGTAGCAATGGATGTACTTTTTGTTATATTCCCTACGTAAGAGGACAAATGCGGAGCCGTCCTATTTCGTCTGTAGTACATGAAGTAAAACGTTTAGCGGCAACAGGTGTTAAAGAATTTAACCTCATTGCACAAGATCTCAGTTATTATGGGAGGGATTTAAAGGATGGAACTACGTTGACAGCACTTTTAAGAGAGTTAGTCAAAATTGATAGTATTAAGTGGATTAGACTTTTTTATCTTTATCCTACTTATTTTGATGACGACCTACTTTCTTTTATTATAAAAGAAGAAAAAATTTGTAAATATGTAGATATTCCACTTCAACACATTAGTGACTCTGTTTTAAAAAGAATGCATCGGAAAGATACAAAAGAAAGTATACGGAAGTTATTAAAAAAGCTTAGAGAAGCTAGACCTCGTATGACATTGCGAACTACGTTAATGGTAGGATTTCCTGGAGAAACAGAAGAAAACTTTGAAGAACTTTGTGCGTTTATAAAAGAAGTATCTTTTGATGATATGGGGGCATTTACTTATTCACCACAAGAGGGCACTCCTGCTGCCAGAATGAACGATCAAATTAAGGAAGATATAAAAGAAGATAGATATCATCGTTTAATGTCTATTCAAGCTAAAATTGCAGAAGAGAATAGTCGAAAGCTTATTGGTCTTGAAACAGAAGCTTTGATAGAAGAATTAGTGGATAATGGAGATGGTATAGTAGCAAAAGGAAGAACTTCTTTTCAGGCCCCTGAAGTTGATGGAAATGTGTACATTGAAAATCCTGGTGACTTAAAACCGGGAGATTTTTGCAAAGTGCAAATTATAGATGGATACGCATATGATTTGATTGCTAATCGAATTATGGATAGTGAATAA
- a CDS encoding regulatory protein RecX, translating into MKKLNKKPFDVALYLLGYRALSEYEIENKLKQKEYEKDEIEETIKKLKYYGYINDEQLGDEVFYSLKQRKVYGDSYIHSKLKYRGLSSNLHLSVSEEMEFAKNVINTKLHITNVDIKTKRKVAGFLSRRGFRTTVIYLILEKLKDNKFTK; encoded by the coding sequence ATGAAGAAACTTAATAAGAAACCATTTGATGTAGCTCTTTATTTGTTAGGATATAGAGCTTTATCTGAATATGAGATTGAGAATAAGCTTAAGCAAAAAGAATATGAAAAAGATGAGATTGAAGAAACTATAAAAAAGTTAAAATATTACGGATATATAAATGATGAACAATTAGGAGATGAAGTCTTTTATTCATTAAAACAACGTAAAGTGTATGGGGATTCATATATACATAGTAAGCTAAAGTATAGAGGGCTTTCTTCTAATTTACATCTTTCCGTTTCAGAAGAAATGGAATTTGCTAAGAATGTTATCAATACTAAACTACATATAACTAATGTAGATATAAAAACCAAAAGAAAAGTGGCAGGTTTCTTGTCTAGGAGAGGGTTTAGGACTACAGTTATATACTTAATTTTAGAAAAACTAAAAGATAATAAGTTTACAAAATAA
- the recA gene encoding recombinase RecA, with the protein MAKLDNNAGRQRALDSALHQIEKEFGTGAIMRLGDLGSKMNIEVIPTGSLAVDIAVGVGGYPRGRVVEIYGPESSGKTTLALHAIAEAQKMGGVAAFIDAEHALDPIYAHKLGVDTKDLLISQPDSGEQALSICEALVRSGAVDMVVIDSVAALVPKQEIDGDISDQSVGLQARLMSKALRKLTGIISKSRTIVIFINQIREKVGIMFGNPETTTGGRALKFYASMRIEIRRGEAIKNGTEVIGNRTRAKVVKNKVAPPFRVAEFDIMYGHGISTEGTLLDIASNMEIIKKSGAWYSYNGERIGQGRENAKQYLISHPEVMSEIEKIVRDTLVVEPEQFDDTIIANRDEET; encoded by the coding sequence ATGGCTAAACTTGATAATAATGCAGGAAGACAAAGGGCGTTAGATAGTGCTTTGCATCAAATTGAAAAAGAATTTGGTACAGGAGCTATTATGAGATTAGGCGATTTAGGTAGTAAAATGAACATCGAGGTAATTCCTACCGGGTCATTAGCTGTAGATATTGCTGTAGGGGTAGGTGGTTATCCTAGAGGGCGTGTAGTAGAAATCTATGGACCGGAATCTTCCGGAAAGACTACATTAGCTTTACATGCTATTGCAGAAGCACAGAAAATGGGCGGTGTAGCTGCATTTATTGATGCGGAGCATGCATTAGATCCTATTTATGCACATAAGTTGGGGGTTGATACTAAAGATTTGTTAATCTCACAGCCGGATAGTGGAGAACAGGCATTAAGTATTTGTGAAGCTTTAGTACGCAGTGGTGCTGTAGATATGGTTGTTATTGATTCAGTAGCTGCATTAGTACCTAAACAAGAAATTGATGGAGATATCAGTGATCAATCAGTTGGTTTGCAAGCTCGACTAATGAGTAAGGCTTTGCGTAAGTTAACCGGTATTATTAGTAAGTCAAGAACTATTGTTATTTTCATTAACCAGATTCGAGAAAAAGTCGGAATTATGTTTGGTAATCCGGAAACTACTACAGGTGGACGGGCATTAAAATTTTATGCTTCTATGCGTATTGAAATCAGACGTGGAGAAGCTATAAAAAATGGTACAGAAGTTATAGGAAATAGAACACGTGCTAAGGTAGTAAAAAATAAAGTGGCACCACCTTTTCGTGTAGCTGAATTTGATATTATGTATGGACATGGTATTTCTACAGAAGGGACTTTATTAGATATAGCATCTAATATGGAAATTATAAAGAAGAGTGGTGCTTGGTACTCTTATAATGGCGAACGTATTGGACAGGGACGTGAAAATGCCAAACAATATTTAATTAGTCATCCGGAAGTTATGTCTGAAATAGAAAAAATTGTTCGGGATACTTTAGTTGTAGAACCGGAACAATTTGATGATACAATTATTGCAAATCGTGATGAAGAAACTTAA
- a CDS encoding FtsK/SpoIIIE family DNA translocase, which produces MRKRTVSNKRNKNKKGLQHYEIIGLLLVVIGTLAVLSIAGQNIGFIGECIFNLFSFLFGKSAGIPAIVFIFVGIRYIALREKFKYSLKFFIGIILYWLLIAAIHAWFTSFGNELNFEMLISYGGALGGIAVWGLRFLFGEIGTWIVLFVAVLITIVFFTKWSLSSGVIYVGKKTTQKVAKVGEAIKAKKIEYEERHRLTKKSKSTYSMRDFIFKKKQDKLSLNAEPVKESDYYEESHNNSEDLSQDNEKFDCMSHSEVENIELPSVFVEIDDTNVKNSEDLMISSLQVEGNPINAIEELNSYQYPPLTLLQPGVKQSYSLAKEASDKKKILEDTLHNFGVAAKVINTSVGPTVTRFELEPAPGVKVKKIENLSDDIALQLAATHVRIEAPIPGKSAVGIEVPNGKNSVVVLRDVLESQEFIEARGNINVALGKDIAGKTIVADLAKMPHLLIAGSTGSGKSVCINTIIMSILYKYSPEKVKMILIDPKVVELSIYNKIPHLRSPVVTEPKKSAGALQWAVKEMENRYKLFSQSGVRDIRGYNRLHTEDKMSFLLIVIDELADLMMVAADSVEQAICRLAQKARAAGIHLILATQRPSVDVITGLIKANIPSRISFAVSSQIDSRTILDKSGAEHLLGKGDMLFAPIGVINPIRIQGAFVSDEEVEAVTNFVENQKVVAEMIKSQEPIVFTAPEEATKVVGEEQQDELLSEAVDWVLSTGRASVSMLQRRFRIGYTRAGRLMDTMEELGIVGTANGAKPRDILVSKEQAEQILKGD; this is translated from the coding sequence ATGAGAAAACGTACTGTTTCTAATAAAAGGAATAAAAATAAAAAAGGATTGCAGCACTATGAAATCATTGGACTTCTCCTTGTTGTGATAGGTACATTGGCTGTTCTTAGTATTGCAGGGCAAAATATTGGATTTATAGGGGAGTGTATTTTTAATCTATTTTCTTTTTTGTTTGGGAAAAGTGCCGGTATCCCGGCTATTGTTTTTATCTTTGTTGGAATACGTTATATTGCTTTGCGAGAAAAATTTAAATACTCTTTAAAGTTTTTTATTGGAATCATTTTGTATTGGCTGTTGATAGCAGCTATACATGCATGGTTTACATCTTTTGGAAATGAATTAAATTTTGAGATGTTAATTTCTTATGGCGGTGCATTAGGGGGCATTGCTGTTTGGGGATTACGGTTTTTATTTGGAGAAATTGGTACTTGGATAGTACTTTTCGTAGCTGTTTTAATTACAATAGTTTTTTTTACCAAGTGGTCATTATCCAGTGGGGTTATTTATGTAGGGAAAAAAACTACACAAAAAGTAGCTAAAGTAGGAGAAGCAATAAAAGCGAAGAAAATAGAATATGAAGAAAGACATCGATTAACCAAAAAAAGTAAATCTACATACTCTATGAGAGATTTTATATTTAAGAAAAAGCAAGATAAACTTTCTTTAAATGCTGAACCTGTTAAAGAATCGGATTATTATGAAGAATCTCATAATAATTCAGAAGACTTGTCACAAGATAATGAAAAATTCGATTGTATGTCTCATTCAGAAGTTGAAAATATAGAGTTACCCAGTGTATTTGTAGAAATAGATGATACAAATGTTAAAAATTCTGAAGATTTAATGATATCCAGCCTTCAAGTAGAAGGAAATCCCATAAATGCGATAGAAGAGTTAAATTCTTATCAATATCCGCCACTTACGTTATTACAACCTGGAGTAAAACAAAGTTATAGCTTAGCTAAAGAAGCTTCTGATAAAAAGAAAATTTTAGAAGATACACTTCATAATTTCGGAGTGGCTGCTAAAGTTATAAATACTAGCGTAGGTCCAACTGTTACTCGTTTTGAACTGGAACCTGCTCCCGGAGTGAAAGTTAAGAAGATAGAGAACTTATCAGATGATATTGCACTTCAGTTAGCAGCAACACATGTACGTATAGAAGCGCCCATTCCCGGAAAATCAGCAGTGGGAATTGAAGTTCCTAATGGGAAAAACAGTGTAGTGGTACTTCGTGATGTGTTAGAAAGTCAAGAATTTATTGAAGCACGAGGGAATATCAATGTTGCATTAGGAAAAGATATAGCAGGGAAAACTATAGTAGCAGATTTAGCTAAAATGCCGCATCTTTTGATTGCTGGCTCCACCGGAAGTGGTAAGAGTGTTTGTATTAATACCATTATTATGAGTATTTTATATAAATATTCACCTGAGAAAGTAAAAATGATTTTAATAGATCCTAAGGTGGTTGAATTATCTATATATAATAAAATCCCTCATCTTAGATCTCCTGTTGTAACAGAACCTAAAAAATCAGCAGGTGCTTTACAGTGGGCAGTTAAAGAGATGGAAAATAGATATAAGTTGTTTTCTCAATCTGGCGTAAGAGATATTCGTGGATATAATCGTTTACATACAGAAGATAAAATGTCATTTTTATTAATTGTTATAGATGAATTGGCAGATTTAATGATGGTTGCAGCAGACAGCGTTGAGCAAGCTATTTGTAGATTGGCGCAAAAAGCTAGAGCTGCCGGAATTCATTTAATACTTGCAACACAACGTCCTTCAGTGGATGTTATTACAGGTCTTATTAAAGCGAATATTCCAAGTCGTATTTCTTTTGCAGTTTCGTCACAAATTGATTCTCGTACTATTTTGGACAAGTCGGGAGCAGAGCATCTTTTAGGTAAAGGTGATATGCTATTTGCTCCTATTGGAGTTATTAATCCTATACGTATTCAAGGTGCATTTGTATCTGATGAAGAAGTAGAAGCCGTAACAAATTTTGTGGAAAATCAAAAGGTTGTTGCAGAAATGATTAAGAGTCAAGAACCAATAGTTTTTACAGCACCAGAAGAAGCAACTAAAGTAGTAGGCGAAGAACAACAAGATGAATTATTATCAGAGGCTGTAGACTGGGTATTGAGTACCGGTCGAGCGTCTGTTTCTATGCTGCAAAGACGTTTTCGTATTGGATATACTAGAGCCGGGCGGTTAATGGATACTATGGAAGAATTGGGAATTGTAGGAACTGCTAATGGTGCTAAACCTCGAGATATATTAGTTAGTAAGGAACAAGCAGAACAAATATTAAAGGGCGATTAG
- a CDS encoding CtsR family transcriptional regulator, with the protein MRLSDKIEQIILELLDKQELEPLTLSRNQIADYLGCAPSQVTYVVNTRFSEDQNYVVESKRGNGGYIRISLSPQTQIKKLPVKVNRKDFFSENRNNQIKAHNYVAPIESEVVSYFRILKNCRMITEREYQFIQCMMHSIFKTCTANEQHQIISSFIQNVNQILKGDN; encoded by the coding sequence ATGAGATTATCCGATAAGATAGAACAAATTATTCTTGAATTACTTGATAAGCAAGAGTTGGAACCACTTACATTAAGTCGAAATCAAATTGCAGATTATTTAGGTTGTGCACCTTCACAAGTAACTTATGTGGTGAATACTCGTTTTTCAGAAGATCAAAACTATGTAGTAGAGTCAAAGAGAGGAAATGGAGGTTATATTCGAATTTCTTTATCACCACAAACACAAATAAAAAAACTTCCTGTCAAAGTTAATCGGAAAGATTTTTTTTCTGAAAATAGAAATAATCAAATAAAAGCTCATAATTATGTTGCTCCTATAGAATCAGAGGTAGTTTCTTATTTTAGGATATTAAAAAATTGCAGGATGATTACAGAAAGAGAATATCAGTTTATTCAATGCATGATGCATTCCATATTTAAAACTTGTACAGCCAATGAACAACATCAGATAATATCTTCGTTTA
- a CDS encoding helix-turn-helix domain-containing protein, translating to MTRETVGEILRKQRVQLGLNTRDIAEKTFINEAYIIAIEVSQYDRIRDPVYVKGFIRNYAQAVCLDPDMLIQYYNEETSAEKIRIPFATTFSKERQKTLRKSIEVVTRKTNKREGRMSKVEKAIIGALGILAIIWWIRFFYS from the coding sequence ATGACTAGAGAAACTGTTGGAGAAATATTAAGGAAACAGCGAGTACAATTAGGGTTGAATACGAGAGATATTGCAGAAAAAACTTTTATAAATGAAGCGTATATCATTGCAATAGAAGTTTCTCAATATGATCGTATTAGAGATCCTGTTTATGTTAAAGGATTTATTCGGAATTATGCGCAAGCTGTTTGTTTAGATCCGGATATGCTTATTCAATATTATAATGAAGAAACATCGGCTGAAAAAATTCGTATTCCTTTTGCGACTACTTTTTCAAAAGAGAGACAAAAAACTTTAAGAAAAAGTATAGAAGTCGTAACTAGAAAAACAAATAAACGTGAAGGTAGAATGTCTAAAGTTGAGAAAGCAATTATCGGTGCATTAGGAATTCTTGCTATTATATGGTGGATTCGTTTTTTCTATAGCTAA
- the aspS gene encoding aspartate--tRNA ligase, with protein sequence MENMVGMHRTCGCGDVREHHSGKQLTLAGWVQRRRDHGGLIFVDLRDRSGVVQLVFSPQYGELAFHKAEDIRNEYVVAIIGQVRERSEDTVNSNMPTGKIEVVVTEMRILNKAKTPPFYIEDDISVDENVRLKHRYLDLRRPEMQRNLIMRHKIIHEMRSFLNELDFLEIETPMLTKSTPEGARDYLVPSRVNAGKFYALPQSPQIFKQLLMVSGFERYFQVARCFRDEDLRADRQPEFTQLDMEVSFEDQDFILNLVENMMQRVFKNVLDMDIPTPFKRITWDDAMNLYGSDKPDLRFDMHFYEISDLLRDTEFKVFRNVLDNGGQVKAITVKGNAGIPRRELDDLVDYVGQYGAKGLAWIGFNEDGTLKCQITKFLGEEKVREIGKICEAEKGDLVLIIADKPKVVAQALGELRLEMARRMNLINPNEFCFRWVVDFPMFEYNEEEKRYVAMHHPFTAPRDEDVEHLLTNPGNVYAKAYDLVINGVEAGGGSLRIYQEDLQEKVFQAIGISREEAEEKFGFLLKAFQYGAPPHEGIAFGLDRLVMLMLHRASIRDVIAFPKTQSAVDQMAEAPNVVTEKQLGELHIKLDLDEDKEKELF encoded by the coding sequence ATGGAGAATATGGTAGGAATGCATAGAACTTGTGGATGTGGAGATGTCAGAGAACATCATTCTGGTAAACAACTAACATTAGCCGGTTGGGTTCAAAGAAGACGTGATCATGGTGGATTGATTTTTGTTGATTTACGTGATCGTTCCGGTGTAGTACAACTTGTGTTTAGTCCACAATATGGTGAATTGGCATTTCATAAAGCAGAAGATATTCGAAATGAATATGTAGTTGCTATTATTGGACAAGTTAGAGAACGTAGTGAAGATACAGTAAACTCTAATATGCCGACAGGAAAAATAGAAGTTGTAGTTACTGAAATGCGTATATTGAATAAGGCTAAAACGCCCCCATTTTATATTGAAGATGATATCAGTGTTGATGAAAATGTACGTTTGAAACATAGATATTTAGATCTTCGTCGACCTGAAATGCAACGCAATTTAATTATGCGTCATAAAATTATACATGAAATGCGTTCGTTTCTTAATGAATTGGATTTTTTAGAAATTGAAACACCAATGCTTACGAAGAGTACTCCGGAAGGTGCACGAGATTATTTAGTACCTAGTCGTGTAAATGCTGGGAAGTTTTATGCATTACCGCAATCTCCACAAATATTTAAGCAATTATTAATGGTTTCCGGATTTGAACGTTATTTTCAAGTAGCACGTTGTTTCCGTGATGAAGATCTTAGAGCGGATCGTCAACCGGAATTCACACAATTAGATATGGAAGTTTCCTTTGAAGATCAAGATTTTATTCTTAATCTTGTAGAAAATATGATGCAAAGAGTATTTAAGAATGTTCTTGATATGGATATTCCAACACCATTTAAGAGAATTACTTGGGATGATGCGATGAATCTTTATGGATCTGATAAACCGGATCTTAGATTTGATATGCATTTCTATGAAATTTCTGATTTATTGCGTGATACAGAATTTAAAGTATTCCGTAATGTTTTAGATAATGGAGGACAGGTCAAAGCAATCACTGTCAAAGGCAATGCAGGTATTCCACGTCGAGAATTGGATGATTTGGTTGATTATGTTGGACAATATGGTGCCAAAGGTTTAGCCTGGATTGGGTTTAATGAAGATGGAACTTTGAAATGTCAAATTACAAAATTCTTAGGTGAAGAAAAAGTAAGAGAAATTGGTAAAATTTGTGAGGCTGAAAAAGGTGATTTAGTTCTTATTATTGCTGACAAGCCAAAAGTAGTAGCACAAGCTTTGGGTGAATTACGCTTGGAAATGGCTCGTCGTATGAATTTAATTAATCCTAATGAATTCTGCTTCCGTTGGGTAGTAGATTTTCCAATGTTTGAATATAATGAGGAAGAAAAACGCTATGTAGCAATGCATCATCCATTTACTGCACCGCGAGATGAAGATGTAGAACATCTTTTAACAAATCCGGGTAATGTATATGCTAAGGCTTATGACTTAGTTATTAATGGTGTAGAAGCTGGTGGTGGAAGCCTTCGTATTTATCAAGAAGATTTGCAAGAAAAAGTATTCCAAGCTATCGGCATTAGTAGAGAAGAAGCAGAAGAAAAATTTGGATTCTTGCTTAAAGCATTCCAGTATGGTGCACCACCACATGAAGGAATTGCGTTTGGATTAGACAGATTAGTAATGCTTATGCTTCATAGAGCATCTATTCGTGATGTAATTGCATTCCCCAAAACACAGAGTGCTGTTGATCAAATGGCAGAAGCTCCTAATGTTGTTACTGAAAAACAATTAGGAGAACTTCACATAAAGTTAGACTTGGATGAAGATAAAGAAAAAGAATTATTTTAA